A single window of Pristis pectinata isolate sPriPec2 chromosome 8, sPriPec2.1.pri, whole genome shotgun sequence DNA harbors:
- the LOC127573678 gene encoding pre-mRNA 3'-end-processing factor FIP1-like isoform X2, with translation MATDMEELGSAAETTAAPGSGSGLDDEEESWLYGDENPGKQEEAALVDGGEDSVKPLQETSPEFKVGNLEMAEGVSQNGGDEDDSDSDSDDDDVKVTIGNIKTGAPQYMGTPMNLNLKSGRTYGSSAAKLHSRGIDLDAPGSINGIPVIEADLDSFEDKPWRKPGADLSDYFNYGFNEETWKAYCEKQRRLQLGLDPIIASGSENKILQGRACNVEKEVENNLPKVELKADFTSPPGGRMKAGPPPNRKLAGTIDVIGGYTGSIRRVEGRRRDKHGGDESTIQVLGDHGNKRPPFPAPTGPPPPLPWTPPHFSAPTPSCHEWTTTYAPTRNAATWVSTRVISTTNCAPSSFTVANRRRCSTSRL, from the exons ATGGCCACCgacatggaggagctgggctCGGCCGCGGAGACTACGGCAGCGCCGGGCAGTGGCAGCGGCCTGGACGACGAGGAGGAGAGCTGGCTGTACGGAG ATGAAAATCCTGGTAAACAAGAAGAGGCAGCTTTGGTTGATGG GGGTGAGGACTCTGTAAAACCATTGCAGGAGACATCACCTGAATTCAAAGTCGGCAACTTGGAAATGGCTGAAGGT GTGTCACAAAATGGTGGTGATGAGGATGACAGTGATAGTGACAGCGATGATGACGATGTGAAGGTCACCATTGGCAACATTAAAACGGGTGCGCCACAGTATAT GGGGACTCCAATGAATTTGAATCTGAAGAGTGGACGTACCTATGGCTCTTCTGCAG CAAAGTTGCATTCTAGAGGCATTGACCTTGATGCCCCTGGAAGCATCAATGGAATTCCTGTGATTGAAGCTGATTTGGACTCATTTGAAGATAAACCATGGAGGaaaccag GAGCTGACCTTTCAGACTATTTTAACTATGGCTTCAATGAAGAGACCTGGAAAGCCTATTGTGAGAAACAACGAAGACTTCAGTTGGGACTTGATCCCATCATCGCATCTGGTTCAGAGAACAAAATATTG CAAGGGAGAGCGTGCAATGTGGAGAAGGAGGTAGAAAACAATTTGCCAAAAGTGGAATTGAAGGCTGATTTCACATCTCCACCTGGAGGAAGGATGAAGGCAGGCCCACCACCCAATAG AAAACTTGCTGGCACAATTGATGTTATTGGTGGATACACGGGTTCCATCAGGAGGGTAGAAGGAAGGCGGCGAGACAAGCATGGAGGAGATGAGAGTACAATTCAG GTTCTCGGAGACCATGGAAACAAAAGACCGCCATTTCCAGCCCCTACTGGTCCTCCTCCTCCATTACCCTGGACACCCCCTCATTTCTCTGCACCCACCCCCTCCTGTCACGAGTGGACCACCACCTATGCACCCACCAG GAATGCCGCCACCTGGGTCTCTACCAG GGTTATTTCCACCACCAATTGTGCCCCCTCCAGCTTTACTGTTGCCAACCGTAGAAGG TGCTCCACCTCCAGGCTATGA
- the LOC127573678 gene encoding pre-mRNA 3'-end-processing factor FIP1-like isoform X3 has translation MAEGVSQNGGDEDDSDSDSDDDDVKVTIGNIKTGAPQYMGTPMNLNLKSGRTYGSSAAKLHSRGIDLDAPGSINGIPVIEADLDSFEDKPWRKPGADLSDYFNYGFNEETWKAYCEKQRRLQLGLDPIIASGSENKILQGRACNVEKEVENNLPKVELKADFTSPPGGRMKAGPPPNSVSSRKLAGTIDVIGGYTGSIRRVEGRRRDKHGGDESTIQVLGDHGNKRPPFPAPTGPPPPLPWTPPHFSAPTPSCHEWTTTYAPTRNAATWVSTRVISTTNCAPSSFTVANRRRCSTSRL, from the exons ATGGCTGAAGGT GTGTCACAAAATGGTGGTGATGAGGATGACAGTGATAGTGACAGCGATGATGACGATGTGAAGGTCACCATTGGCAACATTAAAACGGGTGCGCCACAGTATAT GGGGACTCCAATGAATTTGAATCTGAAGAGTGGACGTACCTATGGCTCTTCTGCAG CAAAGTTGCATTCTAGAGGCATTGACCTTGATGCCCCTGGAAGCATCAATGGAATTCCTGTGATTGAAGCTGATTTGGACTCATTTGAAGATAAACCATGGAGGaaaccag GAGCTGACCTTTCAGACTATTTTAACTATGGCTTCAATGAAGAGACCTGGAAAGCCTATTGTGAGAAACAACGAAGACTTCAGTTGGGACTTGATCCCATCATCGCATCTGGTTCAGAGAACAAAATATTG CAAGGGAGAGCGTGCAATGTGGAGAAGGAGGTAGAAAACAATTTGCCAAAAGTGGAATTGAAGGCTGATTTCACATCTCCACCTGGAGGAAGGATGAAGGCAGGCCCACCACCCAATAG TGTTTCCTCCAGAAAACTTGCTGGCACAATTGATGTTATTGGTGGATACACGGGTTCCATCAGGAGGGTAGAAGGAAGGCGGCGAGACAAGCATGGAGGAGATGAGAGTACAATTCAG GTTCTCGGAGACCATGGAAACAAAAGACCGCCATTTCCAGCCCCTACTGGTCCTCCTCCTCCATTACCCTGGACACCCCCTCATTTCTCTGCACCCACCCCCTCCTGTCACGAGTGGACCACCACCTATGCACCCACCAG GAATGCCGCCACCTGGGTCTCTACCAG GGTTATTTCCACCACCAATTGTGCCCCCTCCAGCTTTACTGTTGCCAACCGTAGAAGG TGCTCCACCTCCAGGCTATGA
- the LOC127573678 gene encoding pre-mRNA 3'-end-processing factor FIP1-like isoform X1, with product MATDMEELGSAAETTAAPGSGSGLDDEEESWLYGDENPGKQEEAALVDGGEDSVKPLQETSPEFKVGNLEMAEGVSQNGGDEDDSDSDSDDDDVKVTIGNIKTGAPQYMGTPMNLNLKSGRTYGSSAAKLHSRGIDLDAPGSINGIPVIEADLDSFEDKPWRKPGADLSDYFNYGFNEETWKAYCEKQRRLQLGLDPIIASGSENKILQGRACNVEKEVENNLPKVELKADFTSPPGGRMKAGPPPNSVSSRKLAGTIDVIGGYTGSIRRVEGRRRDKHGGDESTIQVLGDHGNKRPPFPAPTGPPPPLPWTPPHFSAPTPSCHEWTTTYAPTRNAATWVSTRVISTTNCAPSSFTVANRRRCSTSRL from the exons ATGGCCACCgacatggaggagctgggctCGGCCGCGGAGACTACGGCAGCGCCGGGCAGTGGCAGCGGCCTGGACGACGAGGAGGAGAGCTGGCTGTACGGAG ATGAAAATCCTGGTAAACAAGAAGAGGCAGCTTTGGTTGATGG GGGTGAGGACTCTGTAAAACCATTGCAGGAGACATCACCTGAATTCAAAGTCGGCAACTTGGAAATGGCTGAAGGT GTGTCACAAAATGGTGGTGATGAGGATGACAGTGATAGTGACAGCGATGATGACGATGTGAAGGTCACCATTGGCAACATTAAAACGGGTGCGCCACAGTATAT GGGGACTCCAATGAATTTGAATCTGAAGAGTGGACGTACCTATGGCTCTTCTGCAG CAAAGTTGCATTCTAGAGGCATTGACCTTGATGCCCCTGGAAGCATCAATGGAATTCCTGTGATTGAAGCTGATTTGGACTCATTTGAAGATAAACCATGGAGGaaaccag GAGCTGACCTTTCAGACTATTTTAACTATGGCTTCAATGAAGAGACCTGGAAAGCCTATTGTGAGAAACAACGAAGACTTCAGTTGGGACTTGATCCCATCATCGCATCTGGTTCAGAGAACAAAATATTG CAAGGGAGAGCGTGCAATGTGGAGAAGGAGGTAGAAAACAATTTGCCAAAAGTGGAATTGAAGGCTGATTTCACATCTCCACCTGGAGGAAGGATGAAGGCAGGCCCACCACCCAATAG TGTTTCCTCCAGAAAACTTGCTGGCACAATTGATGTTATTGGTGGATACACGGGTTCCATCAGGAGGGTAGAAGGAAGGCGGCGAGACAAGCATGGAGGAGATGAGAGTACAATTCAG GTTCTCGGAGACCATGGAAACAAAAGACCGCCATTTCCAGCCCCTACTGGTCCTCCTCCTCCATTACCCTGGACACCCCCTCATTTCTCTGCACCCACCCCCTCCTGTCACGAGTGGACCACCACCTATGCACCCACCAG GAATGCCGCCACCTGGGTCTCTACCAG GGTTATTTCCACCACCAATTGTGCCCCCTCCAGCTTTACTGTTGCCAACCGTAGAAGG TGCTCCACCTCCAGGCTATGA